One Hordeum vulgare subsp. vulgare chromosome 4H, MorexV3_pseudomolecules_assembly, whole genome shotgun sequence DNA window includes the following coding sequences:
- the LOC123451126 gene encoding 4-coumarate--CoA ligase-like 7: MSSALAVDVDARTGYCATTRSFVSLRPPPPLPLPPADVPLTFPAYALSLLPSPLPAHPALLDAATGEAVSYPAFLSQARALAAALRSRALAPLGGGDVAFVLAPPRIDVPVLYFALLAVGAVVSPANPALTSGEVSRLVALSGASVAFAVSSTAAKLPAGLPVVLLDSPRFRSLLHSDEDPAPLDTGTVRQSDTATIQYSSGTTGRVKAVALPHRSFITQAAGFHARRAESRKVNERTLMGAPMFHSMGFFFALNGLAQGQTTVVMTGAATRAGLRGVLEAAQRWEVTEIMAAPPVVLGMTKDRCRMTSLARVICGGAPLPGSVAEQFRRQFPHVDLCMGYGSTEAGGISLMIDRDECSRVGSTGRISHNVEAKIVDIVTGEPLPVGRKGELCVRGPSIMTGYVGDDEANAAAFDSEGWLKTGDLCYIDQDGYLFVVDRLKELIKYKAYQVAPAELELVLHSLPEIVDAAVMPYPHEEAGEIPMALVVRQPGSKVTEAQVMEHVAKQVAPYKKVRKVVFVDSIPKSPAGKILRRQLSDHMQPCHVSRL; encoded by the exons ATGTCCAGCGCCCTCGCCGTCGACGTCGACGCCCGCACAGGCTACTGCGCAACGACGAGGTCCTTCGTCAGCctgcgcccgccgccgccgctgccgctgccgccggcGGACGTCCCGCTCACATTCCCGGCCTACGCGCTGTCGCTGCTGCCGTCGCCTCTCCCGGCCCACCCGGCGCTCCTCGACGCGGCCACCGGCGAGGCCGTCTCCTACCCGGCGTTCCTGTCCCAGGCGCGCGCGCTCGCGGCCGCCCTGCGGTCGCGCGCGCTCGCCCCGCTCGGCGGCGGCGACGTGGCCTTCGTCCTCGCCCCCCCGCGCATCGACGTGCCCGTGCTCTACTTCGCGCTCCTCGCCGTCGGCGCCGTCGTGTCCCCGGCCAACCCGGCGCTCACGTCCGGCGAGGTGTCCCGCCTCGTCGCCCTCTCCGGCGCCTCCGTCGCCTTcgccgtctcctccaccgccgccaagCTCCCCGCCGGCCTCCCCGTCGTCCTCCTCGACTCCCCGCGCTTCCGTTCCCTCCTACACAGCGACGAAGACCCGGCGCCGCTTGACACCGGAACAGTGCGCCAGTCAGATACAGCGACGATCCAGTACTCCTCCGGCACGACAGGGCGAGTGAAGGCGGTGGCGCTGCCGCACCGGAGCTTCATCACGCAGGCGGCGGGGTTCCACGCCCGGCGCGCCGAGTCGCGGAAGGTCAACGAGAGGACCCTGATGGGTGCGCCCATGTTCCACTCCATGGGCTTCTTCTTCGCGCTGAACGGGCTGGCGCAGGGGCAAACCACGGTCGTGATGACCGGCGCGGCCACGCGGGCGGGGTTGAGGGGGGTGCTGGAGGCGGCGCAGCGGTGGGAGGTGACGGAGATAATGGCGGCGCCGCCCGTGGTGCTGGGGATGACGAAGGACCGGTGCCGGATGACGAGCCTGGCGAGGGTGATCTGCGGCGGCGCCCCGCTGCCGGGATCGGTGGCGGAGCAGTTCCGGCGGCAGTTCCCTCACGTGGACCTGTGCATG GGTTATGGCTCAACGGAGGCCGGAGGCATATCGTTGATGATCGACCGGGACGAGTGCTCCCGCGTGGGCTCCACCGGCCGCATCTCCCACAACGTCGAGGCGAAGATCGTCGACATCGTCACCGGCGAGCCCTTGCCGGTCGGGCGGAAAGGGGAGCTGTGCGTGAGAGGTCCTTCCATCATGACAG GTTACGTAGGCGACGACGAGGCGAACGCGGCCGCCTTCGATTCGGAAGGCTGGTTGAAGACCGGCGACCTTTGCTACATTGATCAAGATGGGTATCTGTTCGTGGTGGATAGGCTCAAGGAGCTCATCAAGTACAAGGCCTATCAG GTCGCGCCTGCAGAGCTGGAGCTTGTACTCCACTCGTTGCCAGAAATTGTGGATGCTGCAGTTATGCC GTATCCTCACGAAGAGGCGGGAGAGATACCGATGGCGCTCGTGGTGAGGCAGCCCGGGAGCAAGGTGACGGAGGCGCAGGTCATGGAGCATGTGGCGAAGCAGGTCGCGCCGTATAAGAAGGTCCGCAAGGTGGTGTTCGTCGACTCCATACCCAAATCGCCGGCCGGGAAGATCTTGAGGAGGCAGTTGTCGGACCATATGCAGCCTTGCCATGTGTCCAGACTGTGA